From Nitratidesulfovibrio vulgaris str. Hildenborough, a single genomic window includes:
- a CDS encoding (2Fe-2S)-binding protein yields MSELVCYCFGYTSNDIEQDVIQNGKSTIFERIMNEKKAGGCQCAEKNPKGR; encoded by the coding sequence ATGTCAGAACTCGTATGCTATTGTTTTGGCTATACATCCAACGATATTGAGCAGGATGTTATTCAAAACGGAAAATCTACAATTTTTGAACGTATCATGAACGAAAAAAAGGCTGGTGGGTGCCAGTGTGCTGAAAAGAATCCGAAAGGTCGCTGA
- a CDS encoding thermonuclease family protein — protein sequence MKRLFVFMFFVCLSSFLLLISQDASAWEGKVVGVADGDTVTVLSKNNDQIRIRLYGIDAPESAQAFGAKAKQSLANMVFGKVVRVEEKDRDRYGRVVARLYVGSLDVNAEQIRQGMAWVYRHYCRDGFCSGWIGLAAC from the coding sequence ATGAAAAGATTATTCGTGTTCATGTTTTTTGTATGCTTGAGCTCTTTTTTGTTGTTGATATCGCAAGATGCATCAGCATGGGAGGGGAAGGTTGTTGGTGTCGCAGATGGTGATACCGTTACTGTGTTGTCGAAAAATAATGATCAGATCCGTATCAGGCTCTACGGAATTGACGCGCCAGAAAGCGCTCAGGCATTTGGTGCGAAAGCAAAACAGTCTCTTGCCAATATGGTGTTTGGTAAGGTCGTTCGGGTCGAAGAGAAGGACCGCGATCGATATGGGCGTGTCGTGGCAAGGCTCTACGTGGGATCATTAGACGTCAATGCTGAGCAGATTCGGCAGGGGATGGCGTGGGTGTACCGCCATTACTGCCGGGATGGTTTCTGCTCAGGCTGGATAGGCCTAGCAGCGTGTTGA
- a CDS encoding YagK/YfjJ domain-containing protein, whose translation MTSRFSRVLFIRFDLHYPIDFIAPHDNSHLSKFLNSFTRYLSREGIAFQYVWVREQSREKHQHYHVILLLNGNVTCHSWNCKPPQVSAIQK comes from the coding sequence ATGACTTCACGGTTTAGCAGAGTCCTCTTTATACGATTCGATCTGCACTACCCTATTGATTTCATAGCTCCTCATGACAATAGCCATCTGAGCAAATTTCTTAATAGCTTTACACGCTACTTGTCACGTGAAGGCATCGCCTTTCAATACGTCTGGGTACGGGAACAATCCAGAGAGAAACATCAGCATTATCACGTGATACTCCTCCTAAATGGCAACGTCACTTGCCATAGCTGGAACTGTAAACCTCCCCAAGTTAGTGCCATCCAAAAGTAG
- a CDS encoding IS3-like element ISD1 family transposase (programmed frameshift) — translation MKKSRFSESQIIRILKEADGGRKVVDICRENGVSQATYYQWKAKFGGMEASDIRRLKELEEENSKLKRMFANLSLENEALKDVIGKKALRPAEKRDLADFIHSEHGLSERRSCAALGLSRTVYRYELKPRDDSPIIEALLGLADRYPRYGFGKLFAVLRRHGFRWNHKRVYRVYCLLKMNLRRKGKKRLPSRNPQPLAVPPCANVCWSIDFMHDALASGQRFRTFNVLDDFSRECLAIEVDTNLPAARVLRVLDRIVAWRGLPAKLRMDNGPELISVLLADWAEKNGVALEFIQPGKPTQNSYIERFNKTYREEVLDFYLFKSLTEVKEITENWLRQYNEERPHESLGDLTPAEFLLKNSPKEVSTFGWH, via the exons ATGAAGAAATCTCGATTTTCTGAAAGCCAAATCATCAGGATTTTGAAAGAAGCCGATGGCGGTCGCAAGGTCGTTGATATCTGCCGTGAAAACGGCGTGAGCCAAGCCACCTACTACCAGTGGAAGGCCAAGTTCGGCGGCATGGAAGCTTCGGATATCCGCAGGCTCAAGGAACTTGAAGAAGAGAACAGCAAGCTCAAGCGCATGTTCGCCAATCTCAGCCTCGAGAACGAGGCCTTGAAGGACGTCATTG GCAAAAAAGCTTTGAGGCCAGCCGAGAAGCGCGATTTGGCGGATTTCATACACAGCGAGCATGGCCTCAGTGAGCGGCGGTCATGCGCTGCGCTGGGGCTTAGCCGGACAGTGTACCGGTATGAGCTCAAACCGAGAGATGATTCGCCGATCATTGAAGCGCTCCTGGGGCTGGCCGACAGGTATCCTCGTTACGGTTTCGGCAAGCTGTTCGCGGTATTGCGCCGACACGGTTTTCGCTGGAACCATAAACGCGTCTACCGGGTATATTGTCTTTTAAAGATGAACCTTCGGCGCAAAGGCAAGAAGCGCCTGCCCTCGCGAAACCCGCAACCACTGGCGGTTCCGCCATGCGCAAATGTCTGCTGGTCCATTGACTTCATGCATGACGCATTGGCTAGTGGTCAAAGGTTCAGGACGTTCAATGTGTTGGACGACTTCAGCCGTGAGTGTTTGGCTATCGAAGTTGATACGAATTTGCCAGCGGCACGAGTCTTGCGAGTTTTGGACCGAATAGTGGCTTGGCGCGGGCTGCCTGCCAAATTGAGAATGGATAACGGGCCGGAGCTGATTTCGGTGCTGCTGGCCGACTGGGCCGAGAAAAACGGCGTGGCATTGGAGTTCATCCAGCCAGGCAAGCCCACACAGAATTCGTACATTGAGCGGTTCAACAAGACCTATCGGGAAGAGGTTCTGGACTTCTATCTGTTCAAATCCCTTACAGAAGTGAAGGAAATTACGGAGAACTGGCTGCGGCAGTACAACGAGGAACGACCCCATGAGTCTCTTGGCGATTTGACCCCGGCAGAGTTCCTCCTGAAAAATTCACCCAAGGAAGTCTCTACTTTTGGATGGCACTAA
- the hcp gene encoding hydroxylamine reductase codes for MFCFQCQETAKNTGCTVKGMCGKPEETANLQDLLIFVLRGIAIYGEKLKELGQPDRSNDDFVLQGLFATITNANWDDARFEAMISEGLARRDKLRNAFLAVYKAKNGKDFSEPLPEAATWTGDSTAFAEKAKSVGILATENEDVRSLRELLIIGLKGVAAYAEHAAVLGFRKTEIDEFMLEALASTTKDLSVDEMVALVMKAGGMAVTTMALLDEANTTTYGNPEITQVNIGVGKNPGILISGHDLKDMAELLKQTEGTGVDVYTHGEMLPANYYPAFKKYPHFVGNYGGSWWQQNPEFESFNGPILLTTNCLVPLKKENTYLDRLYTTGVVGYEGAKHIADRPAGGAKDFSALIAQAKKCPPPVEIETGSIVGGFAHHQVLALADKVVEAVKSGAIKRFVVMAGCDGRQKSRSYYTEVAENLPKDTVILTAGCAKYRYNKLNLGDIGGIPRVLDAGQCNDSYSLAVIALKLKEVFGLDDINDLPVSYDIAWYEQKAVAVLLALLFLGVKGIRLGPTLPAFLSPNVAKVLVENFNIKPIGTVQDDIAAMMAGK; via the coding sequence ATGTTTTGCTTCCAGTGTCAGGAAACAGCGAAGAATACGGGATGCACGGTCAAAGGTATGTGCGGCAAGCCGGAAGAAACCGCCAATTTGCAGGATCTGCTCATTTTTGTGCTGCGTGGCATCGCCATTTATGGCGAAAAATTAAAGGAGTTGGGACAGCCGGACCGCTCTAATGACGACTTCGTGCTCCAGGGATTATTTGCGACCATCACCAATGCTAACTGGGATGATGCCCGATTTGAGGCTATGATATCGGAAGGCTTGGCTCGGCGTGACAAGTTGAGAAATGCTTTTCTGGCTGTTTACAAGGCAAAAAATGGCAAAGATTTCAGCGAGCCGTTGCCCGAAGCCGCGACTTGGACTGGGGACTCTACCGCTTTTGCTGAAAAGGCCAAGAGCGTAGGCATTCTGGCAACTGAGAACGAAGATGTGCGTTCTTTGCGCGAACTGCTCATAATCGGTCTGAAAGGTGTCGCGGCCTATGCCGAGCACGCTGCTGTACTGGGCTTTCGCAAGACCGAAATCGACGAATTCATGCTTGAGGCCCTGGCTTCAACGACCAAGGATTTGTCCGTGGATGAAATGGTCGCGCTGGTCATGAAGGCCGGCGGCATGGCCGTAACCACCATGGCCCTGCTGGACGAGGCCAACACCACTACCTACGGCAACCCGGAAATCACCCAGGTCAACATCGGCGTGGGCAAGAACCCCGGCATCCTCATCAGCGGCCATGACCTGAAGGATATGGCCGAGTTGCTGAAGCAGACCGAGGGCACAGGCGTGGACGTTTACACCCACGGCGAAATGCTTCCCGCCAACTATTATCCGGCGTTCAAGAAGTACCCGCATTTCGTGGGGAACTACGGCGGTTCCTGGTGGCAGCAGAATCCCGAATTCGAGTCCTTCAACGGCCCCATCCTGCTGACCACAAACTGTCTGGTGCCGCTCAAAAAAGAGAACACCTATCTGGACCGTCTCTACACCACTGGCGTGGTTGGGTATGAAGGGGCCAAGCACATCGCTGACCGGCCTGCGGGAGGAGCCAAGGATTTCTCGGCGCTGATCGCACAGGCCAAGAAATGTCCTCCGCCCGTTGAGATCGAGACTGGTAGCATCGTCGGCGGTTTCGCCCATCATCAGGTACTAGCCTTGGCCGACAAGGTGGTTGAGGCTGTCAAGTCCGGCGCGATCAAGCGCTTTGTGGTCATGGCCGGGTGTGACGGTCGGCAGAAGTCTCGTTCCTATTACACTGAAGTGGCCGAAAATTTGCCCAAGGACACCGTGATCTTGACGGCCGGTTGCGCCAAGTACCGCTATAACAAACTGAATCTCGGTGACATCGGTGGCATTCCACGTGTGCTGGACGCAGGGCAGTGCAACGATTCCTATTCCCTGGCCGTCATTGCTCTGAAACTCAAAGAAGTCTTCGGCCTGGATGACATCAACGATCTGCCCGTATCTTACGATATCGCCTGGTACGAGCAGAAGGCCGTGGCCGTGCTTCTGGCCCTCCTATTCTTAGGTGTGAAGGGAATCCGCCTCGGACCCACGCTTCCGGCATTCCTGTCCCCGAACGTGGCCAAGGTACTGGTTGAAAATTTCAACATCAAACCAATCGGAACAGTGCAGGATGACATCGCGGCCATGATGGCGGGTAAATAG
- a CDS encoding FprA family A-type flavoprotein has protein sequence MRKIVESVYWVGAVDWDRRLFDSLVPLPDGTTYNAYLVEGSEKTALIDAVDPDMVDTLLGHLDGVEKLDYVISQHAEQDHSGTIALVLDLYPEAKVVTNAKAKSMLMDLLLIPDDKFIVVGDGETLSLGDKTLTFILTPWVHWPETMSTYLAEDKILFSCDFFGSHIATSDLFVRDQGRVHEAAKRYFGEIMMPFRTIIAKNLEKLGPYDIRMIAPSHGQIYDSPGWIIDAYRDWVSGVAHNLVAFPFVSMHGSTRLMVDHLAAALSERDVRVELFNLAVTDIGKLAMSLVDAGTIVLGTPTVLAGPHPMAAYAAFLANALRPKAKYLSIVGSYGWGGKTVETLAGMIPNLKVEVLDPVLCKGLPTDDTYGALDRLADAIAAKHKESGFQR, from the coding sequence ATGAGAAAAATTGTAGAATCAGTGTATTGGGTTGGTGCAGTGGATTGGGACAGGCGTCTGTTCGACTCCTTGGTTCCGCTCCCCGATGGGACAACCTACAACGCCTATCTCGTGGAAGGCAGCGAGAAGACCGCTCTCATCGACGCCGTGGACCCGGATATGGTCGATACGTTACTTGGGCATCTGGATGGGGTGGAAAAGCTTGATTACGTAATATCCCAGCATGCGGAGCAGGATCATTCCGGGACCATTGCCCTGGTGCTGGACCTGTACCCTGAGGCCAAGGTCGTCACCAACGCCAAGGCCAAGTCTATGCTCATGGATCTTTTGCTCATCCCCGACGACAAATTCATCGTTGTCGGGGATGGCGAAACCCTTTCCCTTGGCGACAAGACGCTCACATTCATTCTCACGCCTTGGGTGCACTGGCCGGAAACCATGTCCACCTACTTGGCCGAAGACAAGATTCTGTTCAGTTGCGACTTTTTTGGCTCGCACATCGCAACGAGCGATCTCTTTGTGCGCGATCAAGGCCGGGTACATGAAGCGGCAAAACGCTATTTCGGCGAGATCATGATGCCGTTTAGGACCATAATCGCCAAGAACCTGGAAAAACTCGGCCCCTATGACATACGCATGATCGCCCCCAGCCACGGCCAGATTTACGACAGCCCCGGCTGGATCATTGACGCCTACAGGGACTGGGTTTCAGGCGTGGCGCACAACCTGGTGGCCTTTCCCTTCGTGTCCATGCACGGCAGCACTAGGCTCATGGTCGACCACTTGGCGGCAGCTTTGTCCGAACGCGATGTGAGGGTGGAACTCTTTAACCTTGCCGTGACCGACATCGGCAAGCTGGCTATGTCCCTCGTGGATGCGGGCACCATCGTGCTCGGCACCCCCACAGTGCTTGCCGGTCCGCATCCCATGGCCGCCTACGCGGCATTTTTGGCCAACGCCCTGCGGCCCAAGGCCAAATATCTGTCCATAGTCGGTTCATACGGCTGGGGCGGCAAGACAGTGGAAACTCTGGCCGGCATGATTCCCAATCTGAAGGTCGAGGTGCTGGATCCTGTGCTGTGTAAGGGGTTGCCCACAGACGACACGTACGGTGCCCTGGATCGTCTGGCGGATGCCATTGCCGCCAAGCACAAGGAAAGCGGCTTTCAGAGGTAG
- a CDS encoding ISL3-like element ISDvu5 family transposase: MEANDLLTLGLGLTAPWRVVDQSLDLSKQPSELRLEVEAARGERYPCPACGALCKAHDFAEFSWRHLNFFQHHCLIKARVPRVRCPEHGLKRVNVPWARPGSGFTLLFEQAVMLLAREMPVNAVARYVGVTDKRIWRVVTHYVLKGMGKLDLSRLCGIGLDETATKRGHHYVTIFVDMDRESRPVVFATPGKGKECLKTFAAYLKGRQGNPENVVEVVCDMSPAFLSAAEATFRNAAVTVDWFHVVQIFTKALDEVRRLEAREVILPKAARWAVLKGLETWRIEEQVAALKELEERGLATATAFRVKELLRWVRKADTRQGARWRATRFFEFARELAGDSVLLAPVRKALNTFEDHLPRILRRWDSLLSNARLEGLNGLFQAARSRARGYRNVTTFITMIYLIGAPITQLLEA, encoded by the coding sequence GTGGAAGCTAACGATTTACTGACGTTGGGCCTTGGCCTCACAGCTCCCTGGCGAGTCGTGGACCAGTCTCTGGACCTTTCAAAGCAGCCAAGCGAACTTCGCCTTGAGGTCGAGGCCGCGAGAGGTGAGCGCTACCCTTGCCCGGCGTGCGGTGCGTTGTGTAAGGCCCATGATTTCGCTGAGTTCAGCTGGCGGCATCTCAACTTCTTCCAGCATCACTGCCTGATCAAGGCCCGTGTCCCCCGAGTGAGATGCCCGGAACATGGCCTCAAGCGCGTCAATGTCCCATGGGCACGGCCTGGCAGCGGGTTCACCCTGCTTTTCGAGCAAGCGGTCATGCTTCTTGCCCGAGAGATGCCGGTCAACGCCGTGGCGCGTTACGTCGGCGTCACCGACAAGCGGATATGGCGGGTCGTGACGCACTACGTCTTGAAGGGCATGGGCAAGCTTGATCTCAGCCGACTGTGCGGAATCGGCCTTGACGAAACGGCAACCAAGCGTGGCCATCATTACGTCACCATCTTCGTGGACATGGACCGGGAAAGCCGCCCGGTGGTCTTCGCGACTCCAGGCAAAGGCAAGGAATGCCTCAAGACCTTTGCCGCGTACCTCAAAGGGCGTCAGGGCAATCCGGAGAACGTGGTCGAGGTGGTCTGCGACATGTCACCAGCTTTTCTGTCGGCGGCCGAGGCGACCTTCAGAAATGCCGCTGTAACCGTGGACTGGTTCCATGTGGTTCAGATTTTCACCAAAGCCCTCGACGAGGTCAGGCGTCTGGAAGCCAGAGAGGTCATACTTCCCAAGGCTGCCCGGTGGGCGGTTCTCAAGGGCCTGGAAACTTGGCGTATCGAGGAGCAGGTCGCGGCGCTCAAGGAGTTGGAGGAACGTGGATTGGCGACAGCCACCGCGTTTCGGGTGAAGGAACTGCTGCGGTGGGTGCGCAAAGCTGACACCAGGCAGGGTGCGCGATGGCGAGCAACGCGGTTTTTCGAATTCGCTCGGGAACTTGCCGGGGATTCGGTTCTGCTCGCACCGGTACGCAAGGCGCTGAACACGTTCGAGGATCATTTGCCTCGAATATTGAGAAGATGGGACTCCTTGCTTTCCAATGCTCGCTTGGAAGGGCTCAATGGCCTCTTTCAGGCTGCTCGCTCGCGGGCCAGAGGGTATCGGAACGTAACAACCTTCATCACCATGATCTACCTGATCGGAGCGCCCATCACCCAACTCTTGGAGGCGTGA
- a CDS encoding AAA family ATPase, with amino-acid sequence MTIERISKIKSHRIFRGFVWPLDLLDFKEKNLFYGWNGTGKSTLSNLFRSIEKKTGSSPRDVEISFLDSPS; translated from the coding sequence ATGACCATTGAACGGATAAGCAAAATCAAAAGCCATCGGATCTTCCGTGGGTTCGTCTGGCCCCTGGACCTGCTGGATTTCAAGGAGAAGAATCTGTTCTATGGCTGGAATGGCACCGGCAAATCAACGCTTTCCAACCTGTTCCGTTCAATTGAAAAGAAAACTGGTTCCTCGCCGCGAGACGTGGAAATCAGCTTTCTTGACTCTCCTTCCTGA
- the brxL gene encoding BREX system Lon protease-like protein BrxL, translating to MNELDQKINTHFPGLVVRKDLVKTVKGNAIVPSYVLEYLLGQYCATSDEPTIQTGIETVKEILAKHYVHRNEAGLVRSNIKEKGRYKVIDKISVDLNDKKDVYQAQFSNLGLKEVLVDSGTVKKHPKLLVGGVWCIADLEYEFTEDKSASPWILSTLKPIQLSHFDFDGYVEARKQFTTDEWIDLLVQSIGFNPEMFGKRSKLTQLVRLIPFCERNYNLIELGPKGTGKSHIYSEFSPHGILISGGEVTVPKLFVNNSSGKIGLVGYWDCVAFDEFAGKQKRVDKALVDIMKNYMANKSFSRGVETLGAEASMVFVGNTQHTVPYMLKHSDLFCELPDKFYDSAFLDRIHFYIPGWEVDIIRGEMFSNGYGFVVDYLAEILRSLRNHDYSDRYKDHFSLSSDISTRDRDGINKTFSGLMKILFPHGGATKEEVEELLRFAIEGRKRVKDQLMRIDSTYGNVRFTYQDTDGRAKPVTTLEEEEYPGYYHKTIAEGEDGEILEAAQPDSPQGPSEPLAPAEPVLKEKHLTFQENQKGLSFDTLLGPYLKGATTITVTDPYIRLFYQVRNFMEFLETVVKHKAPDEEVSVHLVTTEDEFKGEQQKDNFEKMKEAACSVGVNFTWEFDGTGTIHARHIVTDHGWKISLDRGLDIFQHYEMNDAFTFANRLQQCRPCKAFEVTFIKTGESDNDH from the coding sequence ATGAACGAACTTGACCAGAAAATCAACACACACTTCCCGGGACTCGTTGTCCGCAAGGATCTCGTCAAGACGGTCAAGGGCAACGCCATCGTTCCCTCCTACGTGCTGGAATACCTGCTAGGACAGTATTGCGCCACCAGCGATGAGCCGACCATCCAGACCGGCATCGAGACGGTCAAGGAGATCCTTGCCAAGCATTATGTTCACCGGAACGAAGCCGGATTGGTCCGCTCGAACATCAAGGAAAAGGGGCGCTACAAGGTCATCGACAAGATCAGTGTAGATCTGAACGACAAGAAGGATGTTTATCAGGCGCAGTTCTCCAACTTAGGGCTAAAAGAGGTTCTTGTTGATTCCGGAACGGTAAAAAAGCACCCCAAGCTTCTGGTCGGCGGCGTGTGGTGCATCGCTGATCTGGAATATGAGTTTACCGAAGACAAAAGCGCCAGCCCCTGGATATTGTCGACCCTCAAGCCGATCCAGCTCTCCCATTTCGATTTCGACGGCTATGTTGAGGCCCGCAAACAATTCACCACCGACGAGTGGATCGACCTGCTGGTGCAAAGCATCGGCTTCAACCCGGAGATGTTCGGCAAGCGCAGCAAGCTGACCCAACTGGTCCGTCTGATCCCGTTTTGCGAGCGCAACTACAACCTGATCGAGCTTGGCCCCAAGGGGACCGGCAAATCGCACATCTACTCGGAGTTCTCGCCTCACGGCATCCTGATCTCCGGCGGCGAGGTTACGGTTCCCAAGCTGTTCGTAAACAACTCTTCCGGAAAGATCGGCCTGGTCGGCTACTGGGATTGCGTTGCCTTCGACGAGTTTGCCGGAAAGCAAAAGCGCGTGGACAAGGCCCTCGTCGACATCATGAAGAACTACATGGCCAACAAGTCCTTCTCGCGGGGCGTCGAGACGCTGGGCGCGGAGGCGTCCATGGTTTTCGTGGGCAACACCCAGCACACCGTGCCCTACATGCTCAAGCACTCTGACCTGTTCTGCGAGTTGCCCGACAAATTCTACGACTCCGCGTTTTTGGACCGCATCCATTTCTACATCCCCGGCTGGGAGGTGGACATCATCCGGGGCGAGATGTTCTCCAACGGTTATGGTTTCGTGGTGGACTACCTGGCCGAGATCCTTCGCTCACTGCGCAATCACGATTACTCGGACCGCTACAAGGACCACTTCTCCCTCTCCTCCGATATTTCGACGCGGGACCGCGATGGCATCAACAAGACGTTCTCCGGTCTGATGAAGATCCTCTTTCCGCATGGTGGAGCAACAAAGGAAGAGGTCGAGGAACTGCTAAGGTTCGCGATTGAAGGCCGCAAGCGCGTCAAAGACCAATTGATGCGCATCGACTCCACCTACGGCAACGTCCGCTTTACCTATCAAGACACTGATGGTCGGGCCAAGCCTGTCACCACGCTCGAAGAAGAGGAATACCCCGGCTACTACCACAAGACCATCGCCGAGGGCGAAGACGGGGAAATCTTGGAAGCTGCGCAACCGGACTCGCCCCAAGGTCCATCCGAACCCCTAGCTCCGGCCGAGCCCGTCCTCAAGGAAAAGCACCTCACATTCCAGGAGAACCAGAAGGGCCTCTCCTTCGATACGCTGCTCGGCCCTTATCTCAAGGGCGCGACCACGATCACCGTCACCGATCCATACATCCGCCTGTTCTACCAGGTGCGCAACTTCATGGAATTTTTGGAGACCGTGGTCAAACACAAGGCCCCGGATGAGGAAGTGTCCGTGCATCTGGTGACCACGGAAGACGAGTTCAAAGGCGAACAGCAGAAGGACAACTTCGAGAAGATGAAGGAAGCCGCCTGCAGCGTAGGAGTGAACTTCACCTGGGAGTTCGACGGCACCGGGACGATCCATGCCCGCCATATCGTCACCGACCACGGCTGGAAAATCTCCCTGGATCGTGGCCTAGACATCTTTCAGCACTATGAGATGAACGATGCCTTTACCTTCGCCAATCGCTTGCAGCAATGCCGACCATGCAAGGCGTTCGAGGTGACGTTCATCAAAACCGGAGAATCTGACAATGACCATTGA